A part of Aegilops tauschii subsp. strangulata cultivar AL8/78 chromosome 2, Aet v6.0, whole genome shotgun sequence genomic DNA contains:
- the LOC109741596 gene encoding ubiquitin-conjugating enzyme E2 2, with protein MSTPSRKRLMRDFKRLQHDPPAGISGAPHDNNIMLWNAVIFGPDDTPWDGGTFKLTLQFTEDYPNKPPTVRFVSRMFHPNIYADGSICLDILQNQWSPIYDVAAILTSIQSLLCDPNPNSPANSEAARMFSENKREYNRKVREIVEQSWTAD; from the exons ATGTCGACGCCGTCGAGAAAGCGCCTGATGCGGGACTTCAAGCGGCTGCAGCATGACCCACCGGCCGGGATCAGCGGCGCGCCGCACGACAACAACATCATGCTCTGGAACGCCGTCATCTTCGG GCCGGATGATACGCCATGGGACGGAG GCACGTTCAAGCTTACCTTGCAGTTTACAGAAGATTACCCCAACAAGCCGCCAACTGTTCGTTTTGTCTCTAGGATGTTTCACCCAAATA TTTATGCAGATGGGAGCATCTGCTTGGATATTCTACAGAATCAGTGGAGCCCTATATATGACGTTGCTGCCATATTGACTTCTATTCAG TCCTTGCTGTGTGATCCAAACCCCAACTCTCCAGCAAATTCGGAAGCTGCCAGAATGTTCAGCGAGAACAAGCGAGAGTACAACCGCAAAGTCCGCGAGATCGTGGAGCAGAGCTGGACTGCTGACTAA